Proteins from a single region of Ziziphus jujuba cultivar Dongzao chromosome 1, ASM3175591v1:
- the LOC107411105 gene encoding transcription factor VOZ1 has product MGKGSKSNCKSASHKLFKDKAKNRVDDLQSMFMDLQFARKESRTSDAAVLEEQVHQMLREWKAELNDPSPASSLQQAGSLGSFSSDICRLLQLCEEEDDATSPLAAPKPEPNDQGFQVGESVVFNNEGFSMNQVQQEHDFPLVECKNSTSGVGNVAVHNMEGANSLDFQQFDMHQDFGNHYYTGFSGTGLCAEDGLPHISSYLPSMCPPPSAFLGPKCALWDCPRPAQGLDWCQDYCSSFHAGLALNEGPPGMGPVLRPGGIGLKDALLFAALGAKAQGKDVGIPECEGAATAKSPWNAPELFDLSVLDGETIREWLFFDKPRRAFESGNRKQRSLPDYNGRGWHESRKQVMNEHGGLKRSYYMDPQPLSNFEWHLYEYEINKCDACALYRLELKLADGKKGSKGKITNDSVADLQKQMGRLSAEFPAENKRSVKGRTKVNAKVGAENVYSAPNRVGAANGMYDTGLGASYDYYVENIGEYYLT; this is encoded by the exons ATGGGGAAGGGTTCGAAGAGCAATTGCAAGTCGGCATCGCACAAGCTCTTCAAGGACAAAGCGAAAAATCGTGTGGATGACCTGCAAAGTATGTTCATGGACCTGCAATTTGCAAGGAAAGAAAGCCGCACGAGTGATGCGGCGGTCTTGGAAGAACAAGTCCATCAGATGCTCCGTGAATGGAAAGCGGAGCTCAACGATCCCTCTCCAGCATCGTCTTTGCAACAA GCTGGTAGTCTTGGGTCTTTCTCTTCCGACATTTGTCGGTTGTTGCAGCTTTGCGAGGAGGAAGATGACGCCACTAGTCCATTGGCTGCACCAAAGCCTGAGCCTAACGATCAAGGCTTCCAAGTCGGAGAAAGCGTGGTTTTTAATAATGAG GGGTTTAGCATGAATCAGGTGCAACAGGAACATGACTTTCCACTGGTTGAATGCAAAAACTCTACCTCAGGGGTTGGCAATGTTGCAGTTCACAATATGGAAGGGGCTAATAGTTTAGACTTTCAGCAGTTTGATATGCATCAAGACTTTGGGAACCACTACTATACTGGTTTTAGTGGTACAGGTTTGTGTGCGGAGGATGGGTTGCCTCATATTTCTAGCTATCTACCTAGTATGTGTCCTCCGCCTTCTGCTTTCTTGGGCCCAAAATGTGCACTTTGGGATTGTCCAAGGCCTGCCCAAGGATTGGACTGGTGTCAAGACTATTGCAGTAGCTTTCATGCTGGTCTGGCATTGAATGAAGGACCACCTGGCATGGGTCCAGTCCTACGACCTGGAGGCATAGGCCTGAAGGATGCATTACTCTTCGCTGCACTCGGTGCTAAGGCGCAAGGAAAAGATGTTGGTATCCCAGAGTGTGAGGGAGCTGCAACTGCAAAATCTCCATGGAATGCACCGG AACTTTTTGATCTATCAGTTCTGGATGGGGAAACAATTAGGGAGTGGCTCTTTTTTGACAAGCCTCGAAGAGCATTTGAGAGTGGTAACAGAAAGCAGAGGTCATTGCCAGATTACAATGGAAGAGGCTGGCATGAGTCTAGGAAGCAAGTGATGAATGAACATGGAGGGCTGAAGAGATCTTACTATATGGATCCACAACCCTTGAGCAATTTTGAATGGCACCTTTATGAGTATGAGATCAACAAGTGCGATGCATGCGCATTATATCGATTAGAATTGAAACTTGCTGATGGGAAGAAAGGCTCCAAGGGGAAAATAACAAATGATTCAGTTGCTGATCTGCAAAAGCAGATGGGAAGACTTTCTGCTGAGTTCCCTGCTGAGAACAAACGCTCTGTTAAGGGAAGAACCAAAGTTAATGCAAAGGTTGGTGCGGAAAATGTTTATTCAGCTCCAAATCGTGTGGGAGCAGCTAATGGGATGTATGATACCGGGCTAGGTGCATCATACGATTATTATGTGGAAAATATAGGTGAGTATTACCTGACATGA
- the LOC107411117 gene encoding uncharacterized protein LOC107411117: protein MSDPRNPNPPPTPSTSTSTKIPNKINNGHANANTSFNGQKVHFPNPPDPTNPDPATLREQWRFAIKQYSRWYAHAWGTAILAGVSFFALGWIIKGSNPLPSFRHDDNSSPSSSSSSSSSSSSSVDDTHKPHRS, encoded by the coding sequence ATGAGTGACCCTCGAAACCCAAATCCTCCTCCAACTCCATCTACTTCTACTTCCActaaaattccaaataaaatcaACAACGGCCATGCCAACGCCAACACCAGCTTCAATGGACAGAAGGTTCATTTTCCGAATCCGCCCGACCCGACCAACCCTGACCCGGCAACTCTGAGGGAGCAATGGAGGTTCGCCATAAAGCAGTACAGCAGATGGTACGCTCACGCATGGGGAACTGCGATTCTTGCAGGGGTCTCCTTCTTTGCCCTTGGTTGGATCATCAAGGGCTCCAATCCTCTCCCCTCTTTCCGCCACGACGACAATTCCtctccctcttcttcttcttcttcttcttcttcttcatcttcatctgttGACGACACCCACAAACCCCACCGTTCATGA
- the LOC107411090 gene encoding uncharacterized protein LOC107411090 isoform X2: MAVVYISLQTPLLPFRPPHCSHFPKSRTIFPILPLTNPRNLLPLLARSSPKAVPTTEQEVLRAVAESDDNSLPILRTYENDLARLTLVGAADFEQALTAAAADGGQAASEHIDSGMPAMVVETVYPGPSDQHSTVSTRLFLPATKVKEKASKLRSSIAEDILSSTPSRNILAMTFRQVVLQQLWDFEIVIFRPGTERNMDDLENPREVTASFTLSSSDERVFSALAEAVCISALQSTERNFLHNYLGKASSGLFNWFQKTRRIASSDSSVIIYDIFEDRIIENAKILLEDFNLTKEHFVPQRNKPKFYSWTPSAHSKLEKIGGPDFSAWTSEYIPAYRLQIDADRLRNVKFEGWRKSAQNRWEVLLTHSQMVGLADIVDMYYEDIYTLPNKELACGVIANFTNLSNKKRSSILLKMLSVTLASGIFLIAISALGQICLPQLHKFGKQTGEYRPLPSSDVDGSLHESLNTAELEAFCTSVVKRIKDALGWSGEIIAESNVGVWTGKLPSYLRMVVEDNSSNEDISTISSSSENIDAEMKTSAQDIATYQVVLSADGKIIGFQPMSRVAVNQWAANPLAAELYGGKKLSPGLIERSLKVPQPRDIVVIELLMSVKPDGYFALARPVR, translated from the exons ATGGCCGTTGTTTATATTTCCCTCCAAACCCCTCTCCTTCCCTTCCGACCACCCCATTGCTCTCATTTCCCCAAATCCCGCACCATCTTTCCCATTCTGCCCCTCACAAACCCCCGAAATCTCCTCCCTCTCCTTGCCCGTTCTTCTCCCAAGGCCGTCCCAACCACAGAACAAGAGGTCCTTCGGGCCGTGGCAGAGTCCGACGACAACAGCCTCCCTATCTTGAGAACTTATGAAAATGACTTGGCGCGGCTCACTCTCGTTGGAGCTGCCGATTTTGAGCAGGCTTTGACTGCTGCTGCAGCCGACGGAGGCCAAGCTGCCTCCGAGCACATTGACTCTGGCATGCCTGCCATGGTCGTGGAAACCGTATATCCTGGCCCTTCGGATCAGCATAGCACCGTCTCCACCCGGTTG TTCCTTCCTGCCACAAAAGTTAAAGAAAAAGCCAGTAAGCTGAGAAGCTCCATTGCTGAAGATATTTTGTCTAGTACGCCTTCTAGAAATATACTTGCCATGACTTTCAGACAAGTAGTGTTGCAACAGCTTTGGGACTttgaaattgttatttttagacCTGGAACAGAGAGAAATATGGATGACCTTGAAAACCCAAGAGAG GTTACTGCATCGTTCACCCTTAGCTCATCCGATGAACGGGTATTCTCTGCGCTTGCAGAAGCTGTCTGCATCTCTGCTCTTCAGAGTACTGAAAGGAATTTCCTTCACAATTATCTGGGAAAAGCTTCAAGTGGTTTATTCAATTGGTTTCAAAAGACTAGGAGGATTGCATCAAGCGATTCTTCAGTGATCATTTACGATATATTCGAAGACAGGATCATTGAAAATGCCAAGATTCTACTAGAAGATTTTAATTTAACCAAGGAACATTTTGTACCTCAAAGAAACAAACCTAAGTTCTATTCGTGGACACCATCTGCACACTCTAAGTTGGAAAAGATTGGCGGTCCTGATTTTAGTGCTTGGACAAGTGAATATATTCCCGCATACAGGCTGCAAATTGATGCTGATCGACTTAGAAATGTAAAATTTGAAGGATGGAGAAAATCTGCACAGAATAGGTGGGAAGTCCTTTTGACACACTCCCAAATG GTTGGTTTGGCAGACATTGTAGATATGTATTATGAGGATATCTATACACTACCCAACAAAGAACTAGCTTGTGGTGTGATTGCAAATTTTACTAATTTGTCTAATAAAAAG AGGAGCTCTATCTTGTTGAAAATGCTCTCTGTCACCCTTGCAAGTGGAATTTTTCTGATAGCAATTAGCGCACTTGGTCAAATTTGTTTGCCTCAACTTCACAAGTTTGGAAAGCAAACTGGAGAATATAGGCCTCTTCCATCGTCTGACGTTGATGGTTCACTGCATGAGTCTCTAAATACAGCTGAG TTGGAAGCATTTTGCACCTCAGTTGTCAAAAGGATAAAGGATGCTTTAGGTTGGTCCGGTGAGATAATTGCAGAATCAAATGTGGGTGTCTGGACTGGCAAATTACCAAGTTACTTGAGGATGGTAGTTGAAGATAATTCTAGTAATGAAGACATTTCAACTATTTCTTCCTCCTCAGAGAATATTGATGCAGAAATGAAGACATCAGCACAGGATATTGCCACATATCAG GTTGTTCTGTCAGcagatggaaaaattatcggGTTCCAACCTATGAGCCGTGTGGCTGTCAATCAGTGGGCTGCCAATCCCTTAGCAGCGGAATTATATGGTGGGAAAAAACTTTCCCCTG GTCTGATTGAACGTAGTCTCAAGGTCCCCCAGCCTAGAGACATAGTTGTCATAGAGTTGTTGATGTCAGTGAAACCGGATGGCTATTTTGCTTTGGCCAGGCCAGTTCGATGA
- the LOC107411090 gene encoding uncharacterized protein LOC107411090 isoform X1, with protein MAVVYISLQTPLLPFRPPHCSHFPKSRTIFPILPLTNPRNLLPLLARSSPKAVPTTEQEVLRAVAESDDNSLPILRTYENDLARLTLVGAADFEQALTAAAADGGQAASEHIDSGMPAMVVETVYPGPSDQHSTVSTRLFLPATKVKEKASKLRSSIAEDILSSTPSRNILAMTFRQVVLQQLWDFEIVIFRPGTERNMDDLENPREQVTASFTLSSSDERVFSALAEAVCISALQSTERNFLHNYLGKASSGLFNWFQKTRRIASSDSSVIIYDIFEDRIIENAKILLEDFNLTKEHFVPQRNKPKFYSWTPSAHSKLEKIGGPDFSAWTSEYIPAYRLQIDADRLRNVKFEGWRKSAQNRWEVLLTHSQMVGLADIVDMYYEDIYTLPNKELACGVIANFTNLSNKKRSSILLKMLSVTLASGIFLIAISALGQICLPQLHKFGKQTGEYRPLPSSDVDGSLHESLNTAELEAFCTSVVKRIKDALGWSGEIIAESNVGVWTGKLPSYLRMVVEDNSSNEDISTISSSSENIDAEMKTSAQDIATYQVVLSADGKIIGFQPMSRVAVNQWAANPLAAELYGGKKLSPGLIERSLKVPQPRDIVVIELLMSVKPDGYFALARPVR; from the exons ATGGCCGTTGTTTATATTTCCCTCCAAACCCCTCTCCTTCCCTTCCGACCACCCCATTGCTCTCATTTCCCCAAATCCCGCACCATCTTTCCCATTCTGCCCCTCACAAACCCCCGAAATCTCCTCCCTCTCCTTGCCCGTTCTTCTCCCAAGGCCGTCCCAACCACAGAACAAGAGGTCCTTCGGGCCGTGGCAGAGTCCGACGACAACAGCCTCCCTATCTTGAGAACTTATGAAAATGACTTGGCGCGGCTCACTCTCGTTGGAGCTGCCGATTTTGAGCAGGCTTTGACTGCTGCTGCAGCCGACGGAGGCCAAGCTGCCTCCGAGCACATTGACTCTGGCATGCCTGCCATGGTCGTGGAAACCGTATATCCTGGCCCTTCGGATCAGCATAGCACCGTCTCCACCCGGTTG TTCCTTCCTGCCACAAAAGTTAAAGAAAAAGCCAGTAAGCTGAGAAGCTCCATTGCTGAAGATATTTTGTCTAGTACGCCTTCTAGAAATATACTTGCCATGACTTTCAGACAAGTAGTGTTGCAACAGCTTTGGGACTttgaaattgttatttttagacCTGGAACAGAGAGAAATATGGATGACCTTGAAAACCCAAGAGAG CAGGTTACTGCATCGTTCACCCTTAGCTCATCCGATGAACGGGTATTCTCTGCGCTTGCAGAAGCTGTCTGCATCTCTGCTCTTCAGAGTACTGAAAGGAATTTCCTTCACAATTATCTGGGAAAAGCTTCAAGTGGTTTATTCAATTGGTTTCAAAAGACTAGGAGGATTGCATCAAGCGATTCTTCAGTGATCATTTACGATATATTCGAAGACAGGATCATTGAAAATGCCAAGATTCTACTAGAAGATTTTAATTTAACCAAGGAACATTTTGTACCTCAAAGAAACAAACCTAAGTTCTATTCGTGGACACCATCTGCACACTCTAAGTTGGAAAAGATTGGCGGTCCTGATTTTAGTGCTTGGACAAGTGAATATATTCCCGCATACAGGCTGCAAATTGATGCTGATCGACTTAGAAATGTAAAATTTGAAGGATGGAGAAAATCTGCACAGAATAGGTGGGAAGTCCTTTTGACACACTCCCAAATG GTTGGTTTGGCAGACATTGTAGATATGTATTATGAGGATATCTATACACTACCCAACAAAGAACTAGCTTGTGGTGTGATTGCAAATTTTACTAATTTGTCTAATAAAAAG AGGAGCTCTATCTTGTTGAAAATGCTCTCTGTCACCCTTGCAAGTGGAATTTTTCTGATAGCAATTAGCGCACTTGGTCAAATTTGTTTGCCTCAACTTCACAAGTTTGGAAAGCAAACTGGAGAATATAGGCCTCTTCCATCGTCTGACGTTGATGGTTCACTGCATGAGTCTCTAAATACAGCTGAG TTGGAAGCATTTTGCACCTCAGTTGTCAAAAGGATAAAGGATGCTTTAGGTTGGTCCGGTGAGATAATTGCAGAATCAAATGTGGGTGTCTGGACTGGCAAATTACCAAGTTACTTGAGGATGGTAGTTGAAGATAATTCTAGTAATGAAGACATTTCAACTATTTCTTCCTCCTCAGAGAATATTGATGCAGAAATGAAGACATCAGCACAGGATATTGCCACATATCAG GTTGTTCTGTCAGcagatggaaaaattatcggGTTCCAACCTATGAGCCGTGTGGCTGTCAATCAGTGGGCTGCCAATCCCTTAGCAGCGGAATTATATGGTGGGAAAAAACTTTCCCCTG GTCTGATTGAACGTAGTCTCAAGGTCCCCCAGCCTAGAGACATAGTTGTCATAGAGTTGTTGATGTCAGTGAAACCGGATGGCTATTTTGCTTTGGCCAGGCCAGTTCGATGA